The Lates calcarifer isolate ASB-BC8 linkage group LG14, TLL_Latcal_v3, whole genome shotgun sequence genome has a segment encoding these proteins:
- the LOC108895203 gene encoding uncharacterized protein LOC108895203, with translation MADEAAVVLEEGASTTQKPLVAVTFQRNVHRKQKYLEAEPKALGVTQIGLSVFQIVCVSVFLAKGLSHLSTDIAFFISSLLVVIAGSVAVAAQNLHLPTLRACLGMQIVACAASLFNMICSLVKMEDMFTFCWHYAYDNNTLRYGEICQRLENTQSHFYAESVVIQAALLAISATLAAYCCKVVNCCSPAPKMPVITVQAPPVQQQEDGQDKPEE, from the exons ATGGCAG ATGAAGCAGCAGTGGTGCTGGAGGAGGGAGCCAGCACAACTCAAAAACCTCTGGTCGCAGTCACCTTCCAGAGAAACGTCCACAGGAAACAGAAGTACCTGGAGGCTGAACCCAAAGCTCTCGgg GTCACACAGATTGgcctcagtgtgtttcagatcgtctgtgtgagtgtgtttctggcCAAAGGCCTGAGTCATTTGTCAACCGACATAGCCTTCTTCATTTCATCTCTACTG GTGGTAATAGCTGGGAGTGTGGCTGTAGCAGCACAGAACCTCCATCTGCCAACG ctgAGAGCCTGTTTGGGGATGCAGATTGTAGCATGTGCTGCCTCCCTCTTCAACATGATCTGTAGTCTGGTTAAAATGGAAGACATGTTCACTTTCTGCTGGCATTACGCCTACGACAACAACACACTTCGTTATGGTGAAATCTGCCAAAGACTTGAG AATACCCAGTCCCACTTTTATGCGGAGTCTGTGGTCATTCAGGCTGCTCTGTTGGCCATCTCAGCCACTCTGGCCGCCTACTGCTGCAAGGTGGTCAACTGCTGCTCACCAGCTCCCAAAATG ccGGTGATCACTGTACAAGCCCCCCCTGTCCAACAGCAAGAGGATGGCCAGGACAAGCCAGAGGAGTGA
- the cd68 gene encoding lysosome-associated membrane glycoprotein 3 translates to MKRAVVFVFVACCVVSALSLAEDKKDSKPPATVSPAGAFSTQTPNTTTTTKNPTTTTPKTTTTKKPTTTNPKTTTTTTKKPTTTIPKTTTTKKPMTTTVKPTTTTPKTTTTKPTTTTPKTTTTTTMTTTPLPPQPTPSANLTGGNYTIMDKDKKVICLMAQMELQIRLATLKANGTFIVQPNKTKADGFCLEMKANLTLVFKEGFITFMFNKSADGTGYVNALSFNLAYPLSKDRSTYSANNDSLHLFPAKAGHSYSCKKESLYMGNGLWLDVDRDRMQAFNVSKNHEFGISDFCPADQPDYRVAIGVGVTLLVLIVIVVVAYMLSRRRRSDGYQSL, encoded by the exons ATGAAGAGGGCTGTAGTGTTCGTTTTTGTAGCCTGCTGTGTTGTCTCAG CACTGTCACTGGCTGAAGACAAAAAGGATTCCAAACCTCCTGCAACTGTGAGCCCTGCAGGAGCATTTAGCACACAGACCCCCAATACTACCACAACCACCAAGAACCCTACGACCACCACCCCCAAGACTACCACCACCAAGAAGCCTACAACCACCAACCCCAAgactaccaccaccaccaccaagaaGCCTACGACCACCATCCCCAAGACTACCACCACCAAGAAGCCTATGACCACCACCGTCAAGCCTACGACCACCACCCCCAAGACTACCACCACGAAGCCTACAACCACCACCCCCAAGACCACGACCACCACCACTATGACTACAACCCCACTTCCTCCTCAACCTACTCCCTCTGCCAACTTGACTGGAGGAAACTACACCATaatggataaagataaaaaagtgATTTGCCTGATGGCTCAGATGGAGCTGCAGATCCGACTGGCAACACTAAAG GCCAATGGAACCTTCATTGTTCAGCCAAATAAGACCAAAGCAGATGGATTTTGTCTGGAAATGAAAGCCAACCTTACCCTTGTCTTCAAAGAGGGCTTCATAACCTTTATGTTCAACAAG AGTGCTGATGGTACTGGCTATGTTAATGCTCTGTCTTTCAACCTCGCCTACCCCCTCAGCAAAGACC GTTCCACATACTCTGCCAACAACGATTCACTGCATCTCTTCCCTGCAAAGGCTGGACACTCCTACTCCTGCAAGAAAGAATCACTTTACATGGGGAATGGACTGTGGCTTGATGTCGATAGAGACAGGATGCAGGCCTTCAATGTGTCCAAAAACCATGAGTTTGGCATTT ctgaCTTTTGCCCCGCTGACCAGCCCGACTACCGCGTTGCCATCGGGGTGGGAGTGACGTTGCTGGTGCTCATTGTCATCGTGGTGGTGGCCTACATGCTGAGCCGCAGGAGGAGGAGCGATGGCTACCAGTCTCTGTGA
- the ing2 gene encoding inhibitor of growth protein 2, producing MLGHHYPNADKSQQLVNYVEDYLECVESLPLDIQRNVSLLREIDAKYQEVLKEVDEVFEKYKGEQDAAQRKRLQIQLQRALIISQELGDEKIHVVTQMTELVENRSRQMDSHSLCLQEPSDTERLTTERRSSIQEPPAPERASTRRPRRQRNSESRDSSHPSANGSLVDDPSEELSIPPPREKKSKSAKKKKRKSKQERDASPVEFAIDPNEPTYCLCEQVSYGEMIGCDNDQCPIEWFHFSCVGLTYKPKGKWYCPRCRGDNEKTMDKSLDKNRKDRRSR from the exons ATGTTAGGCCATCACTATCCAAATGCCGACAAGTCGCAACAACTGGTCAACTATGTGGAGGATTATCTGGAATGTGTGGAGTCCCTACCTTTGGACatacaaagaaatgtttctctGCTTCGAGAAATTGATGCAAAGTATCAAG AGGTACTGAAGGAGGTGGATGAGGTGTTTGAGAAGTACAAAGGTGAGCAGGATGCAGCTCAGAGAAAACGTCTGCAGATCCAGCTGCAGCGGGCGCTCATCATCAGCCAGGAACTGGGTGATGAGAAGATCCACGTGGTGACCCAGATGACAGAGCTGGTGGAGAACCGCTCCCGCCAGATGGACTCCCACTCCCTGTGTCTCCAGGAGCCCAGTGACACCGAACGGCTCACCACAGAGCGTCGTTCCAGTATTCAAGAACCCCCAGCCCCTGAGCGCGCCTCCACCCGGCGCCCACGACGCCAGCGCAACAGTGAAAGCCGTGACTCCAGTCACCCCTCGGCCAACGGCTCTCTGGTGGATGACCCCTCAGAGGAGCtgtccatccctcctcctcGGGAGAAGAAGTCCAAGTctgcaaagaagaagaaacgcAAGTCCAAACAGGAACGAGATGCCTCACCAGTTGAATTCGCCATCGACCCTAATGAGCCCACCTACTGTCTCTGCGAGCAGGTGTCTTATGGTGAGATGATTGGCTGCGACAATGACCAGTGTCCCATCGAGTGGTTCCACTTCTCCTGTGTGGGACTGACCTATAAACCCAAGGGCAAGTGGTACTGCCCCAGATGCAGAGGGGACAATGAAAAGACCATGGACAAAAGCCTAGACAAGAACAGAAAAGATCGCCGGTCCAGGTAG